The genomic stretch CCGGGGAGGTACAAAGAATAAGCTTCTATTGTACCTTCCCGGCTTTCCTGTCTCAGATATCACAACAGCCAGAAGTCTGTTTTATCTTCTCCGTATTCCAGCTTATAACGTAGTCTGCCAAAAAACTCCTCCAGAGCTTCATAAAGCTCCTCCCATTGTACGCTGCTGGGTGTTTCCTGGAATGGCTCGATCCAGCAGGATTGCTTCCCGCAGGCGTCCCTTAAATGGATCTTGAATTCCAAACCTTTGTTTTTAATATATTCATTGCATTGTAAGATCTCGGTGATGGAAACAATCTTCATATACGCCTCTATTCCTGGCCCTTATACTTCCTTGCCTGCTCCTCAATGTACTCCAGATCATCAAAATAATTGATCTTCATGGCATCTTTCACACCCTTTAAGGTCCTGGCTGCCATTGCCTCAGCTTTGTCACTTCCCTCTTTTAATATCTGGTATACGTAAGGGATGTTTGCCTCGTATTCTTTTCTTCTTCTGCGGATAGGCTCTAACTCTGCCTGAAGGATGCTGTTTAAGAACCGC from Lacrimispora sphenoides JCM 1415 encodes the following:
- a CDS encoding RDAC family protein, whose product is MKIVSITEILQCNEYIKNKGLEFKIHLRDACGKQSCWIEPFQETPSSVQWEELYEALEEFFGRLRYKLEYGEDKTDFWLL